The Corylus avellana chromosome ca11, CavTom2PMs-1.0 genome contains the following window.
CTTCAAACCATATTGAAGGAAAATTCTCAACTCTCAATCGAATACCATTGAGACTTCATAAAATCCACACAATATTTAAAAGTCTAAACTCTTCTTTGATATACTTCAAGAAATCTCGACAATCTATTACCTCAAAAACTACATCATATAGAGATGGAAAGGAAAAGTGGTGGAAGGAAAATGGAAAGGgaagaaaggaaatgaaaagaatgagaagaataaaattgaattgaatgaatttttaaatcatTTCCACGccgaaaattctttttatttttatttttaacggCGGGGTCTAGTTTTTGGGACACTTCCCATCATAGAAATCTGACGGCTTGTATAAATCACTATCCAATCATATATTATGGCACGCATTTATCCAATAACGGCCATCTCTGGCGAAGGCATAAGCTTTTTATCTTTTGCTCGCCAGAAAAACCGAGCTCCGGTGGCCAGAATGGCGGGAACAACAGCGGTGGTGGCGTTTGACTTTGATCGCACGATCATCGACGGTGATAGCGACAATTGGGTAATAACAGAGATGGGTCTCACCCGCCTCTTCAACAAGCTCCGACCTACCTTGCCTTGGAACTCTCTCATGGTTTCTATACTTTCTTTCACTCTTTTCGATATCTTTCACATGAACTCCCACTTGGGTTTTTATTAAAATCTTCGttaaatttatttgttcatTGATTTTGGTTAACTATTTTAGGATCGGATGATGAAGGAGCTACACTCACAAGGCAAAACTGCCGAGGACATTTCGGAGTGCCTGAAACGGACTCCTTTGGACCCGTGTATTGTCGCGGCAATTCGAGCAGCTCATGCTCatgggtaattttttttcttcccctttttacCAGCTCATTGTTGTTAGTGGGAGTTGTACTCGTTAATGGTTGAATGGTTGATGGCAAAAGGTTGTTATGGTGGCTACTGTGTCTGTGTGGTAatggtttgttttgtttcagaTGTGACTTGAGGGTAATTAGCGATGCGAACCGGTTTTACATTGAGACAATCTTGGAGCATCATGGTGTGTTGGGGTGCTTTTCTGTGATTTACACAAACCCAAGTTTCGTGGATGAAGAGGAGGGACGGCTCAGAATCTTGCCCTTTCATGATTCAAGTTCGTCTCCTCACGGTTGCAAATTGTGCCCTCCACATATGTGCAAGGTACTACAACAATGTCTGCCCAAAAAAGGATAGTATAAAGgacatttattaatttttttttttctaagttaaATACTagaacaagaaaggaaaagaacagTAACGGGGGGAATCAGGGTGGTCTAAGGTCTAAGGAGGAAGGAGATGCAAATTGTGTGCAATGAAGTTGGCACTTCTGTGAAATTTTGAGGCAGGCCAAGAGAATAGCCCCTGGTGAGCGCTTTTTCCTGGGTCGTttcaagtggtatcagagccacatAGTAACGCCAgatcatgtggtactggagcactgcatgacatgGCCCTGACGAGAAcatcaggaatttaagaggggggaGTTTGTACCCCCtcgtttataaagatagtctttgtaacgacctagggaaaagcgctagctaTATTTACGCTATTAcaccaaaaggactagtcaatttgaagtttttttaaaattcattataaagcccaatttcacctagtaactaggcaatgtatGACTTAGTACgtatgactatctttataaaccacctactTTATGTGGGTTTCTTCTTATCTTTTCAATATGGGACCGGAGTGTTACAGGAAAAAGGTGCGGGTTTTGGATGGTGTAGATGTCTAAGAGCAAATCACTTTCATGAATGATTCTGTCCAGTCCCAATGCTGAGGCTTAAGCTCAAATCCgtaggcttaagcttttagattaAGATGGTATCTCAATATGTTATATCAAGATCTTACCTGATAATTCTCAAATGTTCATTTTCCCAAAATCACTAGAAATTTTCTTTCGTCCATATTATTATATGAGTAATTAGTTTGGGTGTTGTATTGAAGGTATAGCTGCCATTACGTTCTATTATAATGTTTGCAAGTCCCTTTACTGTTTGATTGGTTGGTTGTAGTAATTGAAGCTTGTTTGATAACATAGACAAGAGAAGAACTTTCTTTCTGTTCTACTTTTAATCGGAGAAACTGAGAAAGGGCTCCAATAGCTTCTAATGTTTTCCATATAGCTGCGCCAGTTAACAAATACTTTGACCATGGTTAATTCCACTTAGAGGGATTCTTTATTTGAATCAAACCCACCTTCTCCTCTCTGGAGtgcaccctttttttttttttttttcactgttaGTTAAGATAGCCACAatcgcaaaaaaaaaaggcttaggatgttactttctttttttaattctttttagcTGTAGTTCATTCTTTCAATTGATTAATTGTAGACCAAATGgcatcttcttttcttttaaataaggGGTGAAGGGTGAGGCCACGAGTATGATtcctatatttatttattgaaattattACTTATGAAAGATAATGGGGAATAGGAGGCCAACGGAACTGGTGgcctttcaattttgttttcagtGGCATTTGAAAGCACAACTTCatgttttttggatgaatgtAATCTATTTGCTTCTGGCTGATTACCATATATTTGTATCAAGCCCACCTTTCCCTCCCTCACTCCTAAAAGAAGTGTCTCGGCATTGCAGAGTATATAGAACAATGTGTGTTGATATTATCTATTTCATCTCT
Protein-coding sequences here:
- the LOC132165916 gene encoding thiamine phosphate phosphatase-like protein: MAGTTAVVAFDFDRTIIDGDSDNWVITEMGLTRLFNKLRPTLPWNSLMDRMMKELHSQGKTAEDISECLKRTPLDPCIVAAIRAAHAHGCDLRVISDANRFYIETILEHHGVLGCFSVIYTNPSFVDEEEGRLRILPFHDSSSSPHGCKLCPPHMCKGLVIDQIQASVSKSGKKRFIYLGDGNGDYCPTLKLGESDYVMPRKNYPLSNRICGNPMLIKAQVHEWSTGEELERILKHLIDTIII